In the genome of Nitrososphaerales archaeon, one region contains:
- a CDS encoding transposase, translating into MNRFPDSHLCSYAGLVSSTHSSGGVTYHGRITTRGSKYLRWIMIECMYVHVRTAPDSNVSKFYAKIARKKRKQKAAVAASNLLKVVYWVMKECRKYHG; encoded by the coding sequence ATGAACAGGTTCCCTGACTCGCATCTATGCTCCTACGCTGGACTGGTATCCTCAACACATTCATCTGGAGGGGTGACGTATCATGGGAGGATAACGACGAGGGGAAGCAAGTACCTTAGATGGATAATGATCGAATGTATGTATGTTCATGTCAGAACTGCACCAGATAGCAATGTTTCAAAATTCTATGCCAAGATAGCAAGGAAGAAGAGAAAGCAGAAGGCAGCAGTAGCTGCGTCAAATCTGCTGAAGGTAGTTTACTGGGTTATGAAGGAATGCAGAAAGTATCATGGTTAA
- a CDS encoding response regulator, whose translation MSSMQSPMVDQYDKELNESLRILIAEDDSAIAMQYKIALEARNHSVVVTADGEQCIKVYSNALKGTGATAGGGSPFDVVVLDYRMPNMDGMEAAKHILAMNPNQRIIFASAYVKETLIESVQKLRQIVEFIEKPFRPFLLVGILEDKKTGAEIERINALIREIKDFRPDAEAIRTLHDALVKIQKGRDYLIDALDRIEDTVRRV comes from the coding sequence ATGAGCAGCATGCAAAGTCCTATGGTAGATCAATATGATAAGGAATTGAATGAATCTTTGCGTATTTTGATAGCCGAAGATGACAGCGCGATTGCAATGCAGTACAAGATTGCGTTGGAAGCAAGGAACCATAGCGTTGTAGTTACTGCTGATGGTGAACAGTGCATAAAGGTCTATAGCAATGCGCTAAAAGGAACAGGAGCAACTGCAGGCGGAGGGTCACCGTTTGATGTTGTCGTTCTCGACTACAGGATGCCCAATATGGACGGCATGGAGGCTGCAAAACATATACTGGCCATGAATCCCAATCAAAGAATAATATTCGCATCAGCATATGTGAAGGAAACTCTCATCGAGTCAGTGCAAAAGCTCAGACAAATAGTTGAATTTATTGAGAAGCCCTTCAGACCCTTCCTGCTTGTTGGCATCCTAGAGGATAAGAAGACCGGTGCAGAGATAGAAAGGATCAACGCTTTAATACGTGAAATTAAGGATTTCAGGCCTGATGCTGAAGCTATAAGAACACTGCATGACGCTCTTGTTAAAATTCAAAAGGGCAGGGATTACTTGATCGACGCCCTTGACAGGATCGAGGATACGGTTAGACGTGTTTAA
- a CDS encoding glycosyltransferase family 2 protein → MTSLFYGVSAVYIIWGVYHVIITGAGLKPPLNPSISLKEYPKISAIIPARNEPILGRTIEICVEHILYPKEKKEVIVVTDDPEGERIALWYQLKYPSIVKVLARKQFYPTKPSALNDALALCTGEIVAILDVEDIPDRDVFLKAASAIMNHGCQAVQVILRISNENDSLLTKLFAVEFAAWFRIWLNGRARLKLYAPLGGTGNYFTIKALKNVGGWDSTNLAEDAEVAIRLLIASWNIEVLDARHSEEAPVSFEPWLRQRTRWFRGWLQSLWKYLLALFSPAAIKRLGFVRIFTVLLMLLNPLIVIMNWVAYALTIYWVMEASRLLPFGIMTEAGPVWIYIPATLNALYYYVWFKGAQLEGISLDRRYALHIIYYLNIMMPLAALRAFYQEIFKPVFWEKTKHIGRGVRWVGTEKIEYEH, encoded by the coding sequence GTGACTTCCCTGTTCTATGGCGTCTCTGCGGTCTACATTATCTGGGGAGTGTATCACGTTATTATTACGGGTGCAGGACTGAAACCCCCATTAAACCCTTCAATCTCTCTAAAGGAATATCCCAAGATCTCTGCAATAATACCTGCTCGCAATGAACCAATACTGGGGAGGACAATAGAGATATGTGTTGAACATATCCTCTATCCAAAGGAAAAGAAGGAGGTTATCGTTGTGACGGATGATCCGGAAGGAGAGAGGATAGCTCTATGGTACCAGTTGAAATATCCAAGTATAGTTAAGGTGCTTGCTCGGAAGCAGTTTTATCCTACAAAGCCGAGTGCTCTGAACGACGCGCTCGCCCTCTGCACTGGAGAAATAGTTGCAATCTTGGATGTAGAGGATATCCCTGATAGGGATGTTTTTCTGAAGGCAGCGTCTGCAATAATGAACCATGGTTGCCAAGCAGTTCAGGTGATACTCCGAATAAGCAATGAAAACGATTCTTTGCTCACTAAACTTTTCGCAGTGGAGTTCGCTGCCTGGTTTCGCATCTGGCTCAATGGTAGGGCAAGGCTGAAGCTTTATGCGCCGCTCGGCGGCACCGGTAACTATTTCACAATAAAGGCATTGAAGAATGTTGGGGGTTGGGACTCCACAAACCTAGCTGAAGATGCGGAGGTTGCTATAAGGTTATTGATTGCAAGTTGGAATATTGAAGTACTGGATGCAAGGCACTCGGAAGAGGCACCGGTGTCATTCGAGCCGTGGTTAAGGCAGAGAACAAGGTGGTTCAGAGGATGGCTGCAAAGTTTATGGAAATATCTGTTGGCCCTGTTCAGCCCTGCCGCAATTAAAAGGCTAGGATTCGTGCGGATATTTACAGTGCTTCTCATGCTGCTTAATCCTCTTATAGTTATAATGAACTGGGTCGCATATGCTCTTACAATTTACTGGGTCATGGAAGCATCCCGTCTTCTCCCTTTCGGTATAATGACGGAGGCCGGACCTGTATGGATCTATATACCCGCTACTCTTAATGCGTTATACTACTATGTATGGTTCAAAGGTGCTCAGCTCGAGGGCATCTCTTTAGATAGAAGATATGCATTACATATTATTTACTACCTCAACATCATGATGCCTCTGGCAGCTCTGCGCGCATTTTATCAAGAGATATTCAAGCCCGTCTTTTGGGAGAAGACCAAACATATTGGGAGGGGGGTAAGGTGGGTTGGTACTGAAAAGATCGAATATGAGCATTGA
- a CDS encoding PAS domain-containing sensor histidine kinase has protein sequence MVQRSSTDLKGLRPANYRGFSGDKAIELRYKELYDGSPALCRTINTDGIILDCNYSYAEHLGYSKEELIGRSIFETTAEQSLNAMRESFEAWKKTGVVLDREVWLKRKDGTVFPCLISATNLYDENGALIGSNTVIKDISEIYKVRKELEKANEELTRRVNDALLFEQMIKSQHTRLRQLAKELEKANEELKLKDRLKDEFICVAAHELRTPIQPILGYAELATRKVITEEQAWNGVIQHARRLQSLANDILDVSRIESGNLKYLMAKVSINSMIELVVNNANVNLPSNIIIFTDLDQDVEIEADRERIIQALTNIIDNAIKFTKEGSITVKSRVFPDENRVEISLRDTGCGIPEEILPNIFNKFVTKGNIDARVQGSGLGLFICKAIVVAHGGEIFASNNPHGGATFTIVLPLSRK, from the coding sequence GTGGTTCAGAGAAGCAGTACTGACTTAAAGGGATTGAGACCAGCCAACTATCGGGGATTTTCTGGAGATAAGGCTATTGAACTAAGATACAAGGAGCTGTACGATGGATCTCCTGCTCTTTGCAGAACAATCAATACAGATGGCATCATCCTTGACTGCAATTACTCCTATGCAGAACACTTGGGGTACTCAAAGGAAGAGCTTATTGGAAGATCAATATTTGAAACCACTGCAGAGCAGAGCCTGAATGCCATGCGCGAATCATTTGAGGCGTGGAAGAAAACGGGGGTAGTTCTTGATAGAGAAGTTTGGTTGAAGAGAAAGGATGGAACAGTATTTCCATGCCTAATTAGTGCCACCAATCTGTACGATGAAAACGGTGCGCTGATTGGAAGCAATACCGTGATCAAAGACATCTCAGAAATTTATAAAGTAAGAAAGGAGCTTGAAAAGGCAAATGAGGAGCTAACAAGGCGTGTAAATGATGCCCTCCTATTCGAGCAGATGATAAAGTCACAGCACACAAGACTTAGGCAATTGGCAAAAGAGCTTGAAAAGGCAAATGAGGAACTGAAGCTCAAGGACAGGTTAAAAGACGAATTCATCTGCGTGGCGGCGCATGAGCTAAGGACTCCCATTCAACCTATTTTGGGATATGCGGAGCTTGCAACAAGAAAGGTGATCACCGAAGAGCAGGCGTGGAACGGCGTGATCCAGCACGCCCGCAGGCTGCAGTCTCTGGCAAATGACATTCTTGATGTTAGTCGTATTGAGAGTGGTAACTTGAAGTACCTGATGGCCAAGGTTAGCATCAACAGCATGATTGAGCTAGTGGTGAATAACGCAAACGTGAACCTGCCATCTAATATCATAATATTTACTGACTTGGATCAGGACGTAGAGATTGAGGCAGACAGGGAACGTATCATTCAAGCTCTAACGAATATCATTGATAATGCCATAAAGTTCACGAAGGAGGGCAGCATTACCGTAAAGAGCCGTGTTTTCCCAGATGAAAACAGGGTAGAGATCTCGCTTCGGGATACTGGCTGTGGCATTCCAGAAGAGATACTTCCTAACATCTTCAACAAGTTTGTAACGAAAGGTAATATAGATGCGAGGGTGCAGGGTTCAGGCTTGGGGCTATTCATATGCAAGGCAATAGTAGTTGCCCATGGAGGAGAAATTTTTGCCAGCAATAATCCTCATGGCGGTGCTACGTTCACAATCGTATTGCCGTTAAGTCGTAAATAA